The Hymenobacter oligotrophus genome has a window encoding:
- a CDS encoding citrate synthase, with amino-acid sequence MAETAEIILDGQTYQLPVVEGTENEKALDINKLRDQTGYVTLDSGYKNTGATKSAITFLDGEEGILRYRGYPIEQLAEQSTFMEVAYLLIYGKLPSEQELTDFNSQIMRHTLVHEDVRKIFDGFPSGAHPMGVLSSLVSALTAFYPESLDPNQSQDEVNLNIKRLIAKISTLAAWSYKNSVGHPVNYPKNKLDYVSNFLHMMFAFPTEDYEVNPVVTNALNKLLILHADHEQNCSTSTVRMVGSANASLYSSVSAGICALWGPLHGGANQEVIEMLEAIQQDGGNTQKWVDKAKDPNDSFRLMGFGHRVYKNFDPRATIIKKAADEVLAALGLEDSPLLKIAKELEQAALTDEYFIKRKLYPNVDFYSGIIYKAIGIPTEMFTVMFAMGRLPGWIAQWKEMRENKEPIGRPRQIYVGEKERNYTPLNQRG; translated from the coding sequence GGAAGGCACCGAGAACGAAAAAGCCCTCGACATCAACAAACTCCGCGACCAGACGGGCTACGTCACGCTGGATTCGGGCTACAAAAACACCGGCGCTACCAAAAGCGCTATTACCTTCCTCGACGGCGAAGAAGGCATTCTGCGCTACCGTGGCTACCCCATCGAGCAGCTGGCCGAGCAGTCGACGTTCATGGAAGTGGCTTACCTGCTGATCTACGGCAAGTTGCCGAGCGAGCAGGAACTCACCGACTTCAACAGCCAGATCATGCGCCACACCCTCGTACACGAGGACGTGCGCAAGATTTTCGACGGCTTCCCGTCGGGCGCGCACCCCATGGGCGTGCTTTCGTCGCTGGTGTCGGCCCTCACGGCCTTCTACCCCGAGTCGCTCGACCCGAACCAGAGCCAGGACGAGGTAAACCTGAACATCAAGCGCCTGATTGCCAAAATCTCGACGCTGGCGGCGTGGTCGTACAAGAACTCGGTGGGCCACCCCGTAAACTACCCCAAGAACAAGCTCGACTACGTGTCGAACTTCCTGCACATGATGTTCGCTTTCCCGACGGAGGACTACGAAGTCAACCCCGTGGTTACGAACGCCTTGAACAAGCTGCTAATCCTGCACGCCGACCACGAGCAAAACTGCTCGACCTCGACGGTGCGCATGGTGGGCTCGGCCAACGCCTCGCTGTACTCGTCGGTTTCGGCGGGCATCTGCGCCTTGTGGGGCCCGCTGCACGGCGGTGCCAACCAGGAGGTTATCGAAATGCTGGAAGCCATTCAGCAGGACGGCGGCAACACCCAGAAATGGGTTGACAAAGCCAAAGACCCGAACGACTCGTTCCGTCTGATGGGCTTCGGTCACCGCGTGTACAAAAACTTCGACCCGCGTGCCACCATTATCAAGAAGGCGGCCGACGAAGTGCTGGCAGCCCTAGGCCTCGAAGACAGCCCGCTGCTGAAGATTGCCAAGGAGCTGGAGCAAGCCGCCCTCACCGACGAGTACTTCATCAAGCGCAAGCTGTACCCGAACGTAGATTTCTACTCGGGCATCATCTACAAAGCCATCGGCATCCCGACGGAAATGTTCACGGTGATGTTTGCCATGGGCCGCCTCCCCGGCTGGATTGCCCAGTGGAAAGAAATGCGCGAGAACAAAGAGCCGATCGGCCGTCCGCGCCAGATTTACGTGGGCGAAAAAGAGCGTAACTACACCCCGCTAAACCAGCGCGGCTAA
- a CDS encoding OmpA family protein, which produces MRRLLLPLAVVAAGSLLPLQQAAAQAQVPIANTKARSLWDKAQQQVKDRDFAKALETLTTLNQKFPSLAEGYLLKGQLYKAMGETRPAYEAYREGVEKLAFTPARMNDYFNLGELAIGLGEYQVAKSAYENYLKAAPKGQRYIGRAQLQLKNCEFAIGSMANPVGQVPERLGAPLNTFRFQYFPAVTADNRFFVYTARKTADSDEDIVVSKLEKDGSFGEPALISASINSQFNEGAGTISGDGKTLVFASCDRPGSIGNCDLYISRRTGNAWSKPRNLGRNVNSANWDSQPTLSADGRTLYFTSDRRGGQGKEDIYVTTLQEDGTWSLARNLGAPVNTPGMDMAPFIHASGTTLYYVTNGLVGMGGLDIYKSSLVGGKWQEPQNLGYPLNTYENEASLFISSDNRRGFCSRTRPAEAAVAERDRPVELFGFEVPKQVRSQEQSTYAQGRVFDAVTKKPLQADVQLYDLRTDELTQSVTSDPVEGDYTVVLNEGHQYGMYAVADKYLMKSLNFDYSDKRSFDPLTLDIYLEPVKAGRSIVLNNLFFDTKQYALKPNSKTELNRLIKFMGQYPSIQVEISGHTDDVGTDSDNLVLSKNRAKSVYNYLVEHGVKADRLRFKGFGETKPLAPNTSEENRQQNRRIELSIL; this is translated from the coding sequence ATGCGCCGTTTGCTGCTACCCCTTGCGGTTGTAGCTGCCGGTAGCCTGCTGCCCCTGCAACAAGCTGCCGCGCAAGCTCAGGTACCCATAGCCAATACCAAAGCCCGCAGCTTGTGGGACAAAGCGCAGCAGCAAGTCAAGGACCGGGACTTTGCCAAGGCACTGGAAACGCTCACCACCCTGAACCAGAAGTTTCCTTCCTTGGCGGAAGGGTATTTGCTGAAGGGGCAGCTGTATAAGGCCATGGGCGAAACGCGCCCAGCCTACGAAGCTTACCGCGAAGGCGTTGAGAAATTAGCTTTTACGCCCGCCCGTATGAACGATTACTTCAACCTGGGCGAACTGGCCATTGGGCTGGGCGAGTACCAGGTAGCAAAATCGGCATACGAGAATTACCTGAAAGCGGCGCCTAAAGGGCAGCGCTACATTGGCCGGGCTCAACTTCAACTCAAGAATTGCGAGTTTGCCATTGGCTCCATGGCCAATCCCGTGGGGCAGGTGCCCGAGCGCCTCGGAGCTCCGCTCAATACGTTTCGGTTTCAATATTTCCCCGCCGTCACGGCCGACAACCGCTTTTTCGTGTATACGGCCCGCAAAACGGCCGACTCCGACGAAGACATAGTGGTGAGCAAGCTGGAAAAAGATGGCTCCTTTGGCGAGCCGGCGCTGATTTCGGCTTCTATCAATTCGCAATTCAACGAAGGTGCCGGTACGATTTCCGGCGACGGCAAAACGCTGGTTTTTGCTTCCTGCGACCGGCCGGGGTCTATCGGCAATTGCGACTTGTACATTTCGCGGCGCACGGGCAACGCCTGGAGTAAGCCCCGCAACCTAGGACGCAACGTAAACTCAGCCAACTGGGACTCGCAGCCCACATTGTCGGCCGACGGGCGTACGCTGTACTTCACATCGGACCGGCGTGGCGGGCAGGGCAAGGAGGACATCTACGTCACCACCCTGCAAGAAGACGGCACCTGGAGCCTGGCCCGCAACCTAGGAGCCCCCGTCAACACGCCTGGCATGGACATGGCGCCCTTCATTCATGCCAGCGGTACCACGTTGTACTATGTCACCAACGGCCTCGTGGGCATGGGCGGGCTTGATATTTACAAGAGCAGCCTGGTAGGTGGCAAGTGGCAGGAGCCCCAAAACCTAGGGTACCCACTGAACACCTACGAAAACGAGGCCTCGCTTTTTATCTCTTCGGATAACCGCCGCGGGTTTTGCTCGCGCACGCGGCCGGCCGAGGCTGCGGTAGCCGAGCGCGACCGGCCCGTGGAACTGTTCGGGTTTGAGGTACCCAAGCAAGTTCGCTCGCAGGAGCAGAGCACGTACGCGCAGGGCCGGGTGTTCGACGCCGTCACGAAAAAGCCGTTGCAAGCCGATGTGCAGCTATACGACCTGCGCACCGACGAGCTAACGCAGTCCGTTACCAGCGACCCGGTTGAGGGCGATTACACCGTGGTGCTGAACGAGGGCCACCAGTACGGCATGTACGCCGTGGCCGACAAGTACCTCATGAAAAGCCTGAACTTCGACTACTCCGACAAGCGTAGCTTCGACCCGTTGACGCTGGATATTTACCTCGAGCCCGTGAAGGCAGGGCGCAGCATTGTGCTCAACAACCTGTTTTTCGATACCAAGCAGTACGCCTTAAAGCCCAACTCGAAGACGGAGCTCAACCGCCTCATCAAATTCATGGGCCAATACCCAAGCATTCAGGTAGAAATATCGGGTCACACCGACGACGTGGGTACCGACTCGGACAACCTCGTGCTGTCGAAAAACCGCGCTAAATCGGTGTATAACTACCTGGTAGAGCACGGGGTAAAGGCCGACAGGCTTCGTTTCAAGGGTTTCGGCGAAACCAAGCCGCTAGCGCCTAATACATCCGAAGAAAACCGGCAACAAAACCGCCGCATCGAGCTCAGTATTCTGTAG
- a CDS encoding 7-carboxy-7-deazaguanine synthase QueE: MEQFYTIQGEGANAGRAAYFIRLGGCDVGCHWCDVKESWDAEAHPRFSIESLIAEVQQHPGRNVVITGGEPLMHDLGPLTQALHAAGCQTWIETSGAHPLSGNWDWICVSPKKFKAPLPEVLQHAHELKVVVFNKSDFAWAEQHAAMVGPNCRLYLQPEWSKAAIVTPLIIDYVKQHPQWQVSLQTHKYLDIP; this comes from the coding sequence ATGGAGCAGTTTTATACCATCCAGGGCGAAGGCGCCAACGCCGGTCGGGCGGCCTATTTTATTCGCCTGGGTGGGTGCGATGTAGGCTGCCACTGGTGCGATGTGAAGGAGTCGTGGGACGCTGAGGCGCACCCGCGTTTTAGCATTGAAAGCTTGATAGCCGAGGTACAGCAGCACCCTGGCCGCAACGTGGTGATTACCGGCGGCGAGCCGCTCATGCACGACCTAGGCCCCCTGACGCAGGCTTTGCACGCGGCCGGCTGCCAAACCTGGATTGAAACTTCCGGTGCTCATCCGCTTTCCGGCAACTGGGACTGGATCTGCGTTTCGCCCAAAAAATTCAAAGCGCCGCTGCCCGAGGTGTTGCAACACGCCCATGAGCTAAAGGTGGTGGTGTTCAACAAAAGCGACTTTGCCTGGGCCGAGCAACACGCTGCCATGGTGGGCCCCAACTGCCGCCTGTACTTGCAACCCGAGTGGAGCAAGGCTGCAATCGTCACCCCGCTTATCATCGATTACGTGAAGCAGCACCCGCAATGGCAGGTGTCGTTGCAAACGCACAAGTACCTCGATATTCCATAG
- a CDS encoding bifunctional 5,10-methylenetetrahydrofolate dehydrogenase/5,10-methenyltetrahydrofolate cyclohydrolase codes for MTTAPDAITYKLIDGKQTAENIKREIATEVEQLKAAGQKVPHLAAVLVGHDGGSETYVRNKVLACEAVGFTSTLLRFEDDITEAELLRLVDDLNNDPQIDGFIVQLPLPKHIDPNKVIEAIKPEKDVDGFHPMNIGRMVAGLPALLPATPSGIVELLRRYELTTDGKHCVVIGRSNIVGTPVSILLAKNLEPGNCTVTLCHSRTQDLPSITRTADILVAALGRPGFVTADMVKPGAVVIDVGTTRVEDTSKKSGWALRGDVEFASVAPHASYITPVPGGVGPMTIAMLLLNTLRAAKGEIYQK; via the coding sequence ATGACCACTGCCCCCGACGCCATTACCTACAAGCTGATTGACGGCAAGCAAACCGCCGAAAACATCAAGCGCGAAATTGCCACCGAAGTTGAACAGCTTAAGGCTGCCGGCCAAAAGGTGCCGCATTTGGCCGCTGTGCTAGTGGGCCACGACGGCGGCTCCGAAACCTACGTACGCAACAAGGTGCTGGCTTGTGAGGCAGTTGGGTTTACTTCTACGCTGCTGCGGTTCGAGGATGACATTACCGAGGCCGAACTGCTGCGCCTCGTAGACGACCTGAACAACGACCCGCAAATCGACGGGTTTATCGTGCAGTTGCCTTTGCCGAAGCACATCGACCCCAATAAGGTCATAGAGGCCATTAAGCCGGAGAAGGATGTCGATGGGTTTCACCCGATGAACATTGGCCGCATGGTGGCGGGCCTGCCGGCCCTGCTGCCGGCTACGCCCTCGGGCATAGTAGAACTTTTGCGTCGGTACGAGCTAACCACCGATGGCAAGCACTGCGTGGTAATTGGCCGCTCCAACATTGTAGGAACTCCGGTAAGCATACTGCTGGCTAAGAACTTGGAGCCTGGTAACTGCACCGTTACTTTATGCCACTCGCGCACGCAGGATTTGCCGAGCATCACCCGCACGGCCGATATTTTGGTGGCAGCCCTAGGTCGGCCGGGCTTTGTAACGGCCGACATGGTGAAGCCGGGCGCAGTGGTGATTGACGTAGGTACTACTCGGGTTGAGGATACCAGCAAGAAGAGCGGCTGGGCCCTGCGCGGCGACGTTGAATTTGCCTCGGTGGCTCCGCACGCCAGCTACATTACGCCCGTACCCGGGGGCGTGGGCCCCATGACGATTGCCATGTTGCTGCTGAACACTCTGCGCGCCGCAAAAGGCGAAATTTACCAAAAATAG
- the lepA gene encoding translation elongation factor 4, translating into MKNIRNFCIIAHIDHGKSTLADRLLEFTSTVSQREMQAQLLDNMDLERERGITIKSHAIQMQFPYKGEMYTLNLIDTPGHVDFSYEVSRSIAACEGALLIVDASQGIEAQTISNLYLAIGADLEIIPVLNKIDLPHAMPEEVSDEIVDLIGCKHEDIIHASGKAGIGIEEILNAIVERIPAPSGDPEAPLQALIFDSVFNSYRGIEVLFRIKNGTMRKGDKLRFLATGKEYGADEIGVLKLNQEPRGEMSAGNVGYLISGIKEAREVKVGDTITHVARPTQEAIVGFEDVKPMVFAGIYPVDTTEYEELRSCMEKLQLNDASLVWEPETSAALGFGFRCGFLGMLHMEIVQERLEREFNMTVITTVPSVQFKVISNRDELKMVSAPSEMPEPNLIKHIEEPYIKAQIITAAEFVGPIITLCMEKRGIIKGQSYLTSERVELSFELPLSEIVFDFFDKLKTISRGYASLDYELIGFRQSDMVKLDVMLNGEKVDALSAIVHRSKSYDWGKRLCEKLKELLPRQMFEIAIQAAIGQKIVARETVKALRKNVIAKCYGGDISRKRKLLEKQKEGKKRMRQVGSVEIPQEAFLAVLKID; encoded by the coding sequence GTGAAGAACATTCGCAATTTCTGCATCATCGCCCACATCGACCACGGCAAAAGCACGCTGGCCGACCGCCTGCTGGAATTTACCAGCACGGTGAGTCAGCGCGAGATGCAGGCGCAGCTGCTCGACAACATGGACCTGGAGCGGGAGCGGGGCATCACCATCAAGAGCCACGCCATCCAGATGCAATTCCCCTACAAAGGGGAAATGTATACGCTCAACCTAATTGATACTCCCGGCCACGTCGACTTCAGCTACGAAGTGTCGCGCTCCATTGCCGCCTGCGAAGGCGCCCTGCTGATCGTCGACGCCTCGCAAGGCATCGAAGCCCAAACCATTTCCAACCTGTACCTCGCCATCGGGGCCGATCTGGAAATCATTCCGGTGCTGAACAAGATCGACCTGCCCCACGCCATGCCGGAGGAGGTTTCCGATGAAATCGTGGACCTGATCGGCTGCAAGCACGAGGACATCATCCACGCTTCGGGCAAGGCCGGCATCGGCATCGAGGAAATCCTGAACGCCATTGTAGAGCGCATTCCGGCCCCTTCGGGCGACCCGGAAGCGCCCCTGCAGGCCCTTATTTTCGACTCGGTTTTCAACTCCTACCGCGGCATTGAAGTGCTGTTCCGCATCAAGAACGGCACCATGCGCAAGGGCGATAAGCTGCGCTTCCTGGCCACGGGCAAGGAGTACGGCGCCGACGAAATCGGGGTGCTGAAGCTTAACCAGGAGCCCCGCGGCGAAATGTCGGCCGGCAATGTAGGCTACCTGATTTCGGGCATTAAGGAAGCTCGCGAAGTAAAAGTAGGCGACACCATCACCCACGTAGCCCGTCCAACCCAAGAGGCGATTGTGGGCTTCGAGGACGTAAAGCCCATGGTATTCGCCGGCATTTACCCCGTTGATACCACCGAGTACGAAGAGTTGCGCTCCTGCATGGAAAAGCTGCAGCTTAACGACGCCTCGTTGGTGTGGGAGCCCGAAACCTCCGCGGCGCTGGGCTTCGGTTTCCGCTGCGGTTTCCTAGGTATGCTGCACATGGAAATTGTGCAGGAGCGCCTGGAGCGCGAGTTCAACATGACGGTGATTACCACCGTGCCCTCGGTGCAGTTCAAGGTCATCAGCAACCGCGACGAGCTGAAAATGGTATCGGCCCCGAGCGAAATGCCCGAGCCCAACCTCATCAAGCACATCGAGGAGCCCTACATCAAGGCGCAGATTATCACGGCGGCCGAGTTCGTGGGGCCCATCATTACGCTGTGCATGGAAAAGCGCGGCATTATCAAAGGCCAGTCGTACCTTACTTCGGAGCGGGTAGAGCTGTCGTTTGAGCTGCCGCTGTCGGAAATCGTGTTCGACTTCTTCGACAAGCTTAAAACCATTTCGCGCGGTTACGCCTCGCTCGACTACGAGCTGATCGGCTTCCGCCAGTCCGACATGGTGAAGCTCGACGTGATGCTCAACGGCGAGAAGGTCGACGCGCTGTCGGCCATTGTGCACCGCTCCAAGAGCTACGACTGGGGCAAGCGCCTCTGCGAAAAGCTTAAGGAATTGCTGCCGCGCCAAATGTTCGAAATTGCTATTCAGGCGGCCATCGGGCAGAAGATTGTGGCCCGCGAAACCGTGAAAGCCTTGCGCAAAAACGTAATTGCCAAATGTTACGGCGGCGACATTTCGCGTAAGCGCAAGCTGCTCGAAAAGCAGAAGGAAGGTAAGAAGCGGATGCGCCAAGTGGGCTCCGTGGAAATTCCGCAAGAAGCCTTCCTGGCAGTCCTCAAGATTGATTAA
- a CDS encoding carboxypeptidase-like regulatory domain-containing protein, whose amino-acid sequence MLGRSILFATLLGAAMPAQAQQLGGRVVAAASGHGVAFATVGVKGKAVGTTTDAAGHFALKTPADIADADSVIISCIGYHSCRTTVQALRNRSQAWELAPLTQPLPEVRVKHGRVRPATLGGKMESGMAHWSTATRDIGALADDERGWEVATVLPVRRNSYIDGFHFYLEQNEFKLVRLRFMLYEVVGGKPTKPLLTQDVQFTVPSAQTGWASVDLRPYNVQLRKGQTVAAGIQWLQGEKLTPASTKFGGPGAFPSALHRAVVRDKSEATWHSFPINASMYLAVQEYE is encoded by the coding sequence ATGCTTGGCCGTTCGATTTTGTTTGCAACCCTCCTAGGTGCCGCCATGCCCGCGCAGGCCCAGCAACTCGGGGGCCGGGTAGTGGCCGCGGCGTCGGGCCATGGCGTGGCATTTGCCACTGTTGGCGTAAAAGGCAAAGCCGTGGGCACCACCACCGACGCGGCGGGTCATTTTGCCCTGAAAACCCCAGCCGACATTGCCGACGCCGATTCGGTTATAATCTCCTGCATTGGCTACCACTCGTGCCGTACCACTGTGCAGGCCTTGCGCAACCGCTCCCAAGCGTGGGAGTTGGCGCCGCTAACCCAGCCGTTGCCGGAGGTTCGGGTAAAGCACGGCCGCGTACGCCCCGCCACGTTGGGCGGCAAAATGGAAAGCGGCATGGCCCACTGGAGCACCGCCACCCGCGACATTGGCGCGCTGGCCGACGACGAGCGCGGCTGGGAAGTGGCCACCGTGCTACCGGTGCGGCGCAACAGCTACATCGACGGCTTTCATTTTTACCTCGAGCAAAACGAGTTTAAGCTCGTGCGCCTGCGCTTTATGCTTTACGAGGTAGTCGGCGGCAAACCCACCAAACCGCTCCTGACGCAGGACGTGCAGTTTACCGTGCCCAGCGCCCAAACCGGTTGGGCCAGTGTTGATTTGCGGCCCTACAACGTGCAGCTGCGCAAAGGCCAAACCGTAGCGGCCGGCATACAGTGGCTGCAGGGCGAAAAACTGACGCCCGCAAGCACCAAGTTTGGCGGGCCGGGCGCGTTTCCGTCGGCCCTACACCGGGCCGTGGTGCGCGACAAAAGCGAGGCCACGTGGCACTCCTTTCCCATCAATGCCAGCATGTATTTGGCCGTGCAGGAATACGAGTAG
- a CDS encoding carboxypeptidase-like regulatory domain-containing protein, which translates to MNLRLLATLFLGVLPLMAQGQQEPLEGQVLNAHTGLPVPFATLGVPRRGLGTVADEQGRYLLRLPADFRDTVVVTSVGFTRALLLPAQLASGQRVVRLAPQEQTLANVVVAHRRVKPATLGRKSAKGDVRWVAGSSGKNTVDDEWGWELGAVLHPAKPAVLEQFHVYLHDNNYELLRFRLNLYAYEQGKPGKALLQQDVQLKVWPKQKGWLTVDLRSYHINLAAQPVAATIQWLQSETAEPQKKYFSVPVKREAKQVMLERENSEAAWTIHALQPSLYFELLMEE; encoded by the coding sequence ATGAATCTGAGGCTGCTTGCCACCTTATTCCTAGGTGTTTTACCGCTGATGGCCCAAGGGCAGCAAGAGCCTCTCGAAGGCCAGGTGTTAAACGCGCACACCGGCCTGCCCGTGCCGTTTGCCACCCTGGGCGTGCCGCGCCGCGGCCTTGGCACGGTGGCCGACGAGCAAGGCCGCTACCTGCTGCGCCTGCCCGCCGATTTTCGCGACACGGTGGTGGTTACTAGCGTAGGGTTTACCCGCGCGTTGTTACTGCCCGCCCAGCTTGCATCTGGCCAACGCGTGGTGCGGCTCGCGCCGCAAGAGCAAACCCTCGCGAACGTAGTAGTGGCGCACCGCCGGGTAAAGCCCGCTACCCTAGGTCGGAAAAGCGCCAAGGGCGACGTGCGGTGGGTGGCAGGCTCGAGCGGCAAGAACACCGTCGACGATGAATGGGGCTGGGAGCTTGGGGCGGTGCTGCACCCCGCCAAGCCCGCCGTGCTGGAGCAGTTTCACGTGTACCTGCACGACAACAATTACGAGCTGCTGCGCTTCCGCCTGAACCTGTACGCCTACGAACAAGGCAAACCCGGCAAAGCCCTGCTGCAGCAGGATGTACAGCTGAAAGTATGGCCCAAGCAAAAAGGGTGGCTTACGGTTGATCTGCGCTCCTACCACATCAACCTTGCGGCACAACCCGTAGCGGCTACCATTCAGTGGCTGCAAAGCGAAACCGCCGAACCGCAGAAGAAATACTTTTCGGTACCGGTAAAGCGCGAAGCCAAGCAGGTGATGCTGGAGCGCGAAAACAGCGAAGCCGCCTGGACGATTCATGCCTTGCAGCCCAGCCTGTACTTTGAGCTGCTGATGGAAGAGTAG